From Leptotrichia wadei, one genomic window encodes:
- a CDS encoding LptF/LptG family permease — MKIIDRYIYNSLILPSLFGISIFTFIMMLNVVMEVMERLFASDLPFISIIDYLFYAMPGVLVQTIPMGAFLGVMLVYGGLSETNEIVAMEGSGIGLFRILRPAFIFGVVLTLIGLGLEIYVNPRALENINAQTKQVLASKPSSLTEEKVFLTNEEKGFGFYIDEVNNEAATAKNFLIINKRGDNHYPIVFLAENARFDPGIINLSKVKGYAFEKDGSNQVSAEYMEQEIPITTFFRESKKEVKKSRKEMNIKELNKFYKENINKPGEKETALKAQVEIYQRLIGPLASTFLCWLGVLLSVGHRRSGRGISFGVSLIVIFGYIGMASYAKIMVLKNNVPANIAMWVPNFVLFILCIYFSIKKYRGK, encoded by the coding sequence ATGAAAATAATTGACAGGTATATTTACAATTCACTTATTTTGCCGTCATTGTTTGGAATTAGCATATTTACATTTATTATGATGTTAAATGTTGTAATGGAAGTTATGGAGCGTCTGTTTGCAAGTGATTTGCCGTTTATATCCATAATAGACTATCTATTTTATGCAATGCCAGGAGTTCTTGTGCAGACAATACCGATGGGAGCGTTTCTTGGAGTAATGCTTGTCTATGGCGGACTTTCAGAAACAAATGAGATTGTTGCAATGGAAGGTTCTGGAATAGGGCTTTTTAGAATACTTAGACCAGCATTTATTTTTGGTGTAGTGTTAACATTGATTGGATTAGGACTTGAAATTTATGTAAATCCCCGTGCCTTGGAAAATATAAATGCTCAGACAAAGCAGGTGCTTGCTTCAAAGCCTAGTTCACTGACGGAAGAAAAAGTATTTCTGACAAATGAAGAAAAGGGATTTGGTTTTTATATTGATGAGGTAAATAATGAAGCGGCAACAGCAAAAAACTTTCTAATAATAAATAAACGTGGGGATAACCATTATCCAATAGTTTTTTTGGCTGAAAATGCAAGATTTGATCCAGGAATCATAAATTTGAGCAAAGTAAAAGGGTATGCTTTTGAAAAAGATGGCAGCAATCAAGTTTCAGCTGAGTATATGGAACAGGAAATACCTATTACTACTTTTTTTAGAGAAAGCAAGAAGGAAGTGAAAAAAAGCCGTAAGGAAATGAATATAAAAGAGTTAAATAAATTTTATAAGGAAAATATAAACAAGCCTGGAGAAAAGGAAACAGCTTTAAAGGCACAGGTAGAAATTTACCAAAGGCTTATAGGTCCGCTAGCAAGTACATTTTTATGCTGGCTTGGAGTGCTTCTTTCAGTTGGGCATAGAAGAAGTGGAAGAGGAATAAGTTTTGGTGTAAGTTTAATCGTTATATTTGGTTATATAGGAATGGCAAGTTATGCAAAAATTATGGTGCTGAAGAATAATGTACCTGCAAATATTGCAATGTGGGTTCCTAATTTTGTTTTATTTATATTGTGTATATATTTCTCAATAAAGAAATATAGAGGAAAATAA
- the secF gene encoding protein translocase subunit SecF — protein sequence MKINLKVIKHRKLYLGISAAMVLISLISLFTIKLNLGVDFKGGELIQLKYSKKIDQNAVNSTLNSLIGKIPQMKAKRVQFSDTDNTVIIRTEQMSGTQKAKVMSELKQNTGKFEVVKNETVGAVIGKELTANAFQALLIGSILIIIYITVRFEFIYAIAGIVALIHDVIIAFGIITMLRYEIDTPFIAAILTILGYSINDTIVVFDRIRENIKKNRSGRNKVSMSFGEIIEKSINQVFTRSIYTSLTTLFSVIVLLILGGDTLKTFSMTLFVGMLVGTYSSVFVASPLVYIMKKGKDEPKAKDTTKHSGKTVNGYDEKDKVLV from the coding sequence ATGAAGATTAATTTGAAAGTTATTAAACATAGAAAACTTTATTTGGGGATTTCAGCGGCAATGGTTTTAATTTCACTAATTTCACTATTTACTATAAAATTAAATTTAGGTGTTGACTTTAAAGGTGGAGAATTAATTCAACTGAAATACAGTAAAAAAATAGATCAAAATGCAGTAAATAGCACGTTAAACAGTTTAATTGGGAAAATTCCTCAAATGAAGGCAAAAAGAGTACAGTTTTCTGATACGGATAATACAGTTATTATAAGAACTGAGCAAATGAGCGGTACTCAAAAAGCAAAAGTAATGTCAGAATTAAAACAAAATACTGGAAAATTTGAAGTTGTAAAAAATGAAACTGTAGGTGCGGTAATTGGTAAGGAATTAACAGCAAATGCATTTCAAGCGTTATTGATAGGAAGTATATTGATTATTATTTATATTACAGTAAGATTTGAGTTTATTTATGCAATAGCGGGAATTGTGGCATTAATTCACGATGTTATTATTGCTTTTGGGATTATTACAATGCTTAGATATGAAATAGATACTCCATTTATTGCGGCAATTCTTACAATTTTGGGATATTCCATTAATGATACGATTGTCGTATTTGACAGAATTAGGGAAAATATTAAGAAAAATAGATCAGGAAGAAATAAAGTTTCAATGTCATTTGGTGAAATAATAGAAAAATCTATAAATCAAGTATTTACAAGATCGATTTATACTTCATTGACTACTTTATTTTCTGTAATTGTACTTCTTATTCTTGGAGGAGATACGTTAAAGACATTTAGTATGACATTGTTTGTGGGAATGTTAGTTGGAACGTATTCATCAGTATTTGTAGCAAGTCCTTTGGTTTATATCATGAAAAAAGGTAAAGATGAGCCAAAAGCTAAAGATACTACAAAACATTCAGGAAAAACAGTAAATGGATATGATGAAAAGGATAAAGTTTTAGTTTAG
- the lptB gene encoding LPS export ABC transporter ATP-binding protein — protein MARKISIEADSLKKIYKNREVVKSVSLAMEKGEVVGLLGPNGAGKTTTFYMITGIVRPNHGRVMYNGQEITNLPMYKRARLGLGYLPQEASVFRNLTVEENIVSVLEMRGVPKKERIATMQSLIEEFKLSHVAKSLGYALSGGERRRVEIARTISTNPDFILLDEPFAGVDPIAVEDIQNIIIQLKERGLGVLITDHNVRETLRITERAYIMAEGTILISGTGEQIANDETARRVYLGDNFKLD, from the coding sequence ATGGCTAGAAAAATTAGTATAGAAGCCGATAGCTTGAAAAAGATATATAAAAACAGAGAAGTTGTAAAAAGTGTAAGCCTTGCGATGGAAAAGGGCGAGGTTGTGGGACTTCTTGGACCTAATGGGGCAGGAAAGACAACTACGTTTTATATGATTACAGGAATTGTAAGGCCAAATCACGGAAGAGTTATGTATAATGGGCAGGAAATTACAAACTTGCCAATGTACAAAAGGGCTAGGCTAGGGCTTGGATATTTGCCACAAGAGGCATCTGTTTTTAGAAATTTGACTGTGGAAGAAAATATAGTTTCAGTTTTGGAAATGCGTGGAGTTCCTAAAAAAGAACGTATTGCTACAATGCAAAGTTTGATTGAAGAATTTAAACTTTCACATGTTGCAAAAAGTTTAGGGTATGCACTTTCAGGAGGAGAACGAAGACGTGTGGAAATTGCTCGAACGATTTCTACAAATCCAGATTTTATTTTGTTGGATGAGCCTTTTGCAGGAGTTGACCCTATTGCAGTAGAAGACATTCAAAATATAATTATCCAATTAAAAGAAAGAGGATTAGGAGTTTTAATTACAGACCATAATGTGCGTGAAACATTGAGAATTACTGAAAGAGCATATATAATGGCTGAAGGGACAATCTTGATTTCTGGAACTGGTGAGCAAATTGCGAATGATGAAACTGCCAGAAGAGTTTATCTTGGAGATAACTTCAAGTTGGATTAG
- a CDS encoding LptF/LptG family permease: MNKLDKYIISNYVKSFLLGMMMFFLIFLLAESISLTGWIMDGKLKGHDAIKYLRYGTPEIITNTAPLGVLLGSLLCISKMAKQLEIAAMKTSGISFARIALFPMIFSFLVSMGVFWINYDILGKSNTKKENLKSLKIDNKEPVRAQKKFVFVKIDKKTVLYSENVNKNTGTMEYIEIFKFEKGFSKISKIYTSPFAKINPKTNVWTFKDLKEYDSRTNLTKPADTKKFRFVASMEDVLASPVKAKNLTMPELREKTVYFTRVGADSLNLRIEFYYRISFALSSFVMCLIGLSLGSRYVRGGAALNIGLSVIIGYAYYGISTILRSMAVAGTVPIYAACFIPLIVFFVVGIKLFRDSEY, from the coding sequence ATGAACAAATTAGACAAGTATATAATTTCAAATTATGTAAAAAGTTTCCTTTTGGGTATGATGATGTTTTTTTTGATTTTCTTATTAGCAGAAAGTATCAGCTTGACAGGATGGATTATGGATGGAAAGCTTAAAGGCCACGATGCCATAAAGTATCTGAGATATGGAACACCTGAAATTATAACAAATACTGCTCCTCTTGGAGTATTGCTGGGAAGTCTGCTGTGTATAAGCAAGATGGCAAAACAGCTGGAAATTGCCGCAATGAAAACAAGTGGAATAAGTTTTGCAAGAATAGCGTTATTTCCTATGATTTTTTCATTTCTTGTAAGTATGGGAGTATTTTGGATAAACTATGACATATTAGGGAAATCAAATACTAAGAAAGAAAATTTAAAGTCCCTTAAAATTGATAATAAGGAGCCTGTAAGGGCGCAAAAGAAATTCGTTTTCGTAAAAATTGATAAAAAGACAGTTCTGTATAGTGAAAATGTAAATAAAAATACTGGAACAATGGAATATATTGAAATTTTTAAATTTGAAAAGGGATTTAGTAAAATCAGCAAGATATATACTTCGCCATTTGCAAAAATTAATCCGAAAACAAATGTATGGACTTTTAAAGATTTAAAGGAATATGACAGCAGGACTAATTTAACAAAGCCTGCGGATACAAAGAAATTCAGGTTTGTTGCAAGTATGGAAGATGTCCTGGCAAGTCCAGTAAAGGCTAAAAATTTGACAATGCCTGAATTACGTGAGAAAACAGTCTATTTTACAAGGGTCGGAGCAGATTCCTTAAATTTAAGAATAGAATTTTATTATAGAATATCTTTTGCATTGTCATCATTTGTCATGTGCTTAATTGGACTTTCACTTGGAAGTAGATATGTAAGGGGGGGAGCTGCGTTAAATATTGGATTATCTGTAATAATAGGTTATGCCTATTACGGTATCAGCACGATTTTGCGTTCAATGGCAGTTGCAGGCACAGTTCCAATTTATGCGGCTTGCTTTATTCCGTTAATTGTATTTTTTGTAGTTGGAATAAAATTATTTAGAGATTCGGAATATTAA
- a CDS encoding CvpA family protein — MILDIGFVVLLIIFMFLGYRRGFSLEFFNMFKYIFIIFITNYVYKFFLDSEGIKSQNQLKVFIVIVAIQYLAYSAILIINKKFLKSIKINKFDKLSGMIFGIMKLFFVAIIVYIVVIAGSLKSKSIKNARNKSICIKIMTKYALRFTDSFPGFIENDVKRYVISQREKEVINDVLHDYENPEPDKFEKSKEIN, encoded by the coding sequence ATGATACTGGATATTGGATTTGTAGTTTTGCTGATAATATTTATGTTTCTTGGGTACAGGAGAGGTTTTTCGCTAGAATTTTTTAATATGTTTAAGTATATTTTTATTATTTTTATAACAAATTATGTTTATAAATTTTTTCTGGATTCAGAGGGAATTAAGTCTCAAAATCAGTTGAAAGTATTTATTGTAATCGTCGCAATCCAATATCTTGCCTATTCTGCTATTTTGATAATTAATAAAAAGTTTTTAAAGAGTATAAAAATAAATAAATTTGATAAATTATCTGGAATGATATTTGGAATAATGAAATTGTTTTTTGTTGCAATTATTGTATACATTGTAGTAATTGCAGGCTCTCTAAAAAGTAAAAGCATAAAAAATGCAAGGAATAAAAGTATTTGCATTAAGATTATGACAAAATATGCACTAAGGTTTACGGATTCTTTTCCTGGATTTATAGAAAATGATGTGAAAAGATATGTTATAAGTCAGCGGGAAAAGGAAGTAATAAATGATGTTTTACATGATTATGAAAATCCAGAACCAGATAAATTTGAAAAATCAAAAGAGATTAATTAA
- the ruvX gene encoding Holliday junction resolvase RuvX, which translates to MRKFIGLDVGDVRIGVAKCDPLGILATALEVIDRNKTEPISRIKEILDDESTKKVVVGLPKSLDGTKKRQVEKVEEFVEELKKEIPGIQIIFVDERYTTTEAEHYLKNYSKKNGKERRKVVDMVAASIILQKYLDTLA; encoded by the coding sequence ATGAGAAAATTTATTGGACTTGATGTCGGAGATGTGAGAATTGGGGTTGCGAAATGCGATCCTTTGGGAATTCTTGCGACTGCTCTTGAAGTGATTGACAGAAATAAAACTGAGCCGATTTCTCGAATAAAAGAGATATTAGACGATGAAAGCACAAAAAAAGTCGTTGTTGGACTTCCAAAAAGCTTGGACGGAACTAAAAAAAGGCAAGTTGAAAAAGTTGAAGAATTTGTGGAAGAGTTAAAAAAAGAAATACCAGGAATTCAGATTATTTTTGTGGATGAGAGATACACGACAACAGAAGCGGAACATTATTTGAAAAATTATTCTAAAAAGAATGGGAAAGAACGAAGGAAAGTTGTGGATATGGTGGCAGCTTCGATAATTTTACAAAAATATTTGGATACATTAGCTTAA
- the secD gene encoding protein translocase subunit SecD, translating into MQNKKSHYIWLLVVIIVPIVILALNKIKLGLDLRGGTSVVLQAQGKIEPDTMSKVKSIIERRVNSIGVAEPVIQLSGNDKLIVELAGIKDPQKAVELIGTTAKLEFRIKNRDGSYGPVLLEGSALKSAGVTRDQMGMPSVSFELSSQGANTFAKITRENIGKQLAIMLDNKEQSAPTINSEISGGSGVITGRFSMEEANNLANLLKSGALPVEIKIVENRTVGATLGVDSIKQTGVAGLIALCVISVFMIAIYKIPGIVADIALLINGVLVLGLLSGVGAALTLPGIAGFILTLGMAVDSNVITYERVKDELRFGESLHDAVEKGYENAFPAIIDGNITTLLVAAVLFFFGTGPIKGFAVTLSLGVVATVITGVFVSKIFLRLFIQVFKIKREQLFWKGALNNED; encoded by the coding sequence ATGCAAAATAAAAAATCACATTATATTTGGCTGCTTGTAGTTATTATTGTTCCAATTGTTATTTTAGCATTGAATAAAATAAAATTGGGGCTTGATTTACGAGGTGGAACATCAGTTGTATTGCAGGCACAGGGGAAAATTGAGCCTGATACGATGAGTAAAGTTAAAAGTATTATTGAAAGAAGGGTAAACAGTATTGGGGTGGCTGAACCTGTTATTCAGCTTAGTGGAAATGATAAATTGATAGTGGAGCTTGCGGGAATAAAAGATCCTCAAAAGGCTGTTGAATTAATTGGTACGACTGCAAAACTTGAGTTTAGAATAAAAAATAGGGATGGTTCTTATGGGCCTGTGCTTTTGGAAGGATCTGCCTTAAAATCTGCAGGGGTAACAAGAGATCAAATGGGAATGCCATCAGTTAGTTTTGAATTGAGTTCGCAAGGGGCAAATACCTTTGCTAAGATTACAAGAGAAAATATTGGAAAGCAGCTGGCAATAATGCTGGATAATAAAGAACAGTCGGCTCCTACGATTAACAGTGAAATTAGTGGAGGAAGTGGAGTTATAACTGGAAGATTTTCAATGGAAGAAGCAAATAACCTTGCAAATCTATTAAAATCAGGAGCGTTGCCTGTGGAAATAAAAATTGTTGAAAATAGAACGGTTGGTGCAACACTTGGAGTAGATTCGATAAAACAGACTGGAGTAGCTGGATTAATTGCTTTATGTGTAATTTCAGTATTTATGATTGCTATTTATAAAATACCTGGAATTGTGGCAGATATTGCACTTCTTATAAATGGAGTTCTAGTTTTAGGATTGCTTAGTGGAGTTGGAGCGGCCTTGACACTTCCTGGAATTGCAGGATTTATCTTGACATTGGGAATGGCAGTTGACTCGAATGTAATTACTTATGAAAGAGTAAAAGATGAGCTGCGGTTTGGAGAATCGCTGCATGATGCGGTGGAAAAGGGTTATGAAAATGCTTTTCCTGCGATAATTGACGGAAATATAACAACGTTACTTGTGGCGGCTGTGTTATTCTTCTTTGGAACAGGGCCAATAAAGGGATTTGCTGTAACATTGTCACTTGGTGTGGTTGCTACGGTAATTACAGGGGTATTTGTATCAAAAATATTTTTAAGATTGTTTATACAGGTGTTTAAGATAAAAAGAGAGCAGTTGTTCTGGAAAGGAGCTTTAAATAATGAAGATTAA
- a CDS encoding Type 1 glutamine amidotransferase-like domain-containing protein, whose product MKNMILTSSLYESIGFVKEFLDKNAKSKKILFIPTATNVEEYKNYMYLTEKAFEDIGYEVDNFDISVFSEKTVKEKLSKAEIIFISGGNTFYLLQELKRKNLISYLKERIENGLLYIGESAGSVITGPNIEYASLADDKTLAKELSDYTGMNLIDFYLVPHFGEEPFAESSEKIVKLYKDKLDLELINNKEAILIKNNDFKILKNK is encoded by the coding sequence TTGAAAAATATGATTTTGACGTCATCTTTATACGAAAGTATAGGATTTGTAAAAGAATTTTTGGATAAAAATGCTAAAAGTAAAAAAATATTATTTATTCCGACAGCAACTAATGTGGAAGAATATAAGAATTATATGTATCTTACAGAGAAGGCTTTTGAGGATATTGGATATGAAGTGGACAATTTTGATATTTCTGTTTTTTCAGAAAAAACAGTGAAGGAGAAATTATCGAAGGCAGAGATAATCTTTATTTCTGGTGGAAATACATTTTATTTATTACAAGAATTGAAAAGAAAAAATTTAATTTCTTATTTGAAGGAAAGAATAGAAAATGGATTGCTTTATATCGGAGAATCGGCAGGGTCTGTAATAACAGGTCCTAATATCGAATATGCTTCTCTTGCAGACGATAAAACATTGGCAAAGGAATTAAGTGATTACACAGGAATGAATCTGATAGATTTTTATTTAGTTCCTCATTTTGGCGAAGAACCGTTTGCAGAAAGTTCTGAAAAAATAGTTAAATTGTATAAGGATAAATTAGATTTGGAATTAATAAATAATAAAGAAGCGATATTAATTAAAAATAATGATTTTAAAATATTAAAAAATAAATAA
- the alr gene encoding alanine racemase: MRCWAEININNLYSNIDEIEKIVPKEKIIAVIKADAYGHGMLKICDALIKKGIKNFAVATSDEALKIKELHNDIMVLILGPVENEYMDLIADKKIYFMVTDFEEIEFLEKTGKENGKTVDVFIKIDTGMGRVGFQESEVEQLNKILKNVKHINPIGIFSHFSSSDSDKEYTKLQERKFKAMCEKISSGIPSIRYRHLHNSFGTLKFQESIQDFVRAGIIIYGGVTDKETAPYKFKSVMSLFAKISYIKTLKEDSFISYGNTYLGKAGETYATVSIGYADGVRRDLSNKGYVFYKGHKCKIAGRVCMDQLMILLPDELKDEAKKGDVVEFFGENISVVEVAELCGTISYEILCGISQRVPRIYVEK; the protein is encoded by the coding sequence ATGCGATGCTGGGCAGAAATAAATATAAATAATTTGTATAGCAATATTGATGAAATTGAGAAAATTGTGCCTAAAGAGAAAATAATAGCGGTAATAAAGGCAGATGCTTATGGGCATGGAATGTTAAAAATCTGTGACGCTTTAATAAAAAAGGGAATTAAGAATTTTGCTGTGGCGACAAGTGATGAAGCACTGAAAATAAAGGAACTTCATAATGATATTATGGTGCTGATATTAGGACCTGTGGAAAATGAATATATGGATCTCATTGCTGACAAGAAGATTTATTTTATGGTGACAGATTTTGAAGAAATAGAATTTTTGGAAAAAACTGGAAAAGAAAACGGGAAAACTGTGGACGTGTTTATAAAGATAGATACAGGAATGGGACGTGTAGGATTTCAAGAAAGCGAAGTGGAACAATTAAATAAAATTCTTAAAAATGTAAAACATATTAATCCAATAGGAATCTTTTCGCATTTTTCATCATCTGACAGCGACAAAGAATATACAAAATTGCAGGAAAGAAAATTTAAAGCAATGTGTGAAAAAATATCAAGTGGGATACCATCAATACGATACAGACATCTGCACAACAGTTTTGGAACTTTAAAATTTCAAGAAAGCATACAGGATTTTGTGAGAGCGGGAATTATAATTTATGGAGGAGTTACAGATAAGGAAACTGCACCGTATAAATTTAAGTCTGTAATGTCTCTTTTTGCTAAAATAAGCTATATAAAAACATTAAAGGAAGACAGCTTTATAAGTTATGGAAATACTTATCTTGGAAAAGCTGGGGAAACTTATGCGACTGTTTCCATCGGGTATGCTGACGGAGTAAGGCGTGATTTGTCAAATAAAGGTTATGTTTTTTATAAAGGACATAAATGTAAAATTGCAGGACGTGTTTGTATGGATCAGCTTATGATTTTACTTCCTGATGAATTAAAGGATGAAGCTAAAAAAGGCGATGTTGTGGAATTTTTTGGTGAAAATATAAGTGTTGTGGAAGTTGCTGAATTGTGTGGCACTATTTCGTATGAGATTTTATGTGGAATAAGTCAAAGGGTGCCTAGAATTTATGTAGAAAAATAG
- the alaS gene encoding alanine--tRNA ligase: MTGNEIRKSFVDFFKSKEHKHFESASLIPDDKSLLLTVAGMVPFKPFFLGEKEAPFPRITTYQKCIRTNDLENVGRTPRHHTFFEMLGNFSFGDYFKKEAIEWSWEYITKILKLDPERLYVSVYKTDDEAYEIWNKEIGVPEDRIVRLGEEDNWWAAGPVGSCGPCSEIYYDTQNMGKNNEEINCKPGDEGDRFLEIWNLVFTEWNRLEDGSLVPLPEKNIDTGAGLERIASVVQKKDNNFETDIFMPIIKGIEKVLDIKKEEFEITVKVIADHIRASVFLIADGVLPSNEGRGYILRKIIRRAFGAGIVAKQKLDITKDDLFLYKLVPYVVENMKEAYPELVEKQEYIEKVLRLEQERFALTLKNGIEMLTEEIEKMDKEGIKKLSADASFKLYDTFGLPFELTELILENQGYEVSEEEFNQKLEEQVKRSKNSRVTVSDMIKDDFIDKFFEEHGKTEFTGYEKFEDEGKILHIAKSEGISGYEVIFDRTPFYAESGGQVADTGIITSGEFEGKVVNVVKKHDVFIHQVEIVKGIAPAVGAEAKMKIDADRRKDIQRNHTATHILHKVLRENLGTHVEQSGSLVDDEKLRFDFSHYEAIEPEMIEKIEKAVNDIILSNLKVKIDFENIEDAKKRGAMALFSDKYGDVVRVVEIDGYSIELCGGAHVKSTGEIGLFNIESESGIASGTRRITATTGHASLKYVNKLEEKLSKVAGMLKTDGKNVVDVVEKYIAEAKNIVKEYEQLQTKLVKYEINELLENVDEINGVKVLKVAFTNKDVNELKEIVDRGKEKLQSGIIILGTNNGGKAIFVVGVTKDLISKVKAGEIVKVAAQVAGGNGGGRPDFAQAGGKDGNAVKEAVDKAFEFVNEKL; encoded by the coding sequence ATGACAGGAAATGAAATAAGAAAAAGTTTTGTAGATTTTTTTAAATCAAAGGAGCATAAACATTTTGAAAGTGCTTCGTTAATACCAGATGATAAAAGTTTGTTGTTGACGGTTGCTGGGATGGTGCCGTTTAAGCCATTTTTCTTGGGAGAGAAGGAAGCTCCGTTTCCAAGAATTACGACTTATCAAAAATGTATAAGAACTAATGATTTGGAAAATGTAGGAAGAACGCCTAGACACCATACATTTTTTGAAATGCTGGGGAATTTTTCGTTTGGAGATTACTTTAAAAAGGAAGCGATTGAATGGTCTTGGGAATATATAACAAAAATTTTGAAATTGGATCCAGAAAGACTTTATGTTTCTGTTTATAAAACAGACGATGAGGCTTATGAAATTTGGAATAAGGAAATTGGAGTGCCTGAAGATAGAATTGTTAGACTTGGAGAAGAAGATAACTGGTGGGCAGCTGGACCTGTAGGTTCTTGTGGACCTTGTAGTGAAATTTACTACGATACACAAAATATGGGTAAAAATAATGAAGAAATTAACTGTAAGCCAGGAGATGAAGGAGATAGATTCTTAGAAATTTGGAACCTTGTGTTTACTGAATGGAATAGACTTGAAGACGGTTCACTTGTGCCACTTCCAGAAAAAAATATTGATACAGGAGCAGGACTTGAAAGAATAGCTTCAGTTGTGCAAAAAAAAGATAATAACTTTGAAACTGATATATTTATGCCAATAATAAAAGGTATTGAAAAAGTCTTGGATATTAAGAAAGAAGAATTTGAAATTACGGTAAAAGTTATTGCGGATCATATTAGAGCGTCAGTATTTTTGATAGCGGATGGAGTTTTGCCATCAAATGAAGGTCGTGGATATATTTTAAGAAAAATTATAAGAAGAGCATTTGGTGCGGGAATCGTTGCGAAACAAAAATTAGATATTACGAAAGATGATTTGTTCTTGTATAAATTAGTGCCTTATGTTGTGGAAAATATGAAAGAGGCATATCCAGAATTAGTTGAAAAACAAGAATATATTGAAAAAGTTTTAAGACTTGAGCAAGAAAGATTTGCGTTGACATTGAAAAATGGAATTGAAATGCTAACTGAAGAAATTGAAAAAATGGATAAAGAAGGAATTAAAAAACTTTCAGCAGATGCTTCGTTTAAATTATATGATACATTTGGACTTCCGTTTGAGTTAACAGAATTAATTTTGGAAAATCAAGGGTATGAAGTTTCTGAAGAAGAATTTAACCAAAAATTAGAAGAACAAGTAAAAAGATCAAAAAATAGCAGAGTTACAGTTTCAGATATGATAAAAGATGACTTTATTGATAAATTCTTTGAAGAACACGGAAAAACTGAATTTACAGGATATGAAAAATTTGAAGATGAAGGAAAGATTTTGCATATTGCTAAAAGTGAAGGGATTTCAGGATATGAAGTGATTTTTGATAGAACGCCATTTTATGCGGAATCAGGAGGACAAGTTGCGGATACTGGAATTATTACTTCTGGAGAATTTGAAGGAAAAGTTGTAAATGTTGTGAAAAAACATGATGTATTTATTCATCAAGTAGAGATTGTAAAAGGAATTGCTCCAGCAGTTGGTGCAGAAGCAAAAATGAAAATTGATGCGGATCGTAGAAAAGATATTCAAAGAAACCATACTGCAACACATATTTTACATAAAGTTTTAAGAGAAAATTTAGGAACTCATGTTGAGCAATCTGGTTCGCTTGTGGATGATGAAAAATTGAGATTTGACTTTTCACATTATGAAGCAATTGAGCCAGAAATGATTGAAAAAATCGAAAAAGCTGTAAATGACATTATTTTGTCTAACTTGAAAGTTAAAATTGATTTTGAAAATATTGAAGATGCGAAAAAAAGAGGAGCGATGGCACTTTTCTCTGATAAATATGGAGATGTAGTTCGTGTCGTTGAAATTGACGGATATTCAATCGAGCTTTGTGGAGGTGCACATGTTAAATCTACTGGAGAAATCGGATTATTCAATATTGAATCTGAAAGTGGAATAGCTTCAGGAACTCGTAGAATTACAGCAACAACAGGACATGCAAGTTTGAAATATGTTAATAAACTTGAAGAAAAATTAAGTAAAGTTGCTGGAATGTTGAAAACTGATGGAAAAAATGTGGTTGATGTTGTAGAGAAGTACATTGCAGAAGCTAAAAATATCGTAAAAGAATATGAGCAATTACAAACTAAATTAGTAAAATATGAAATCAATGAATTACTTGAAAATGTAGATGAAATAAATGGAGTAAAAGTATTAAAAGTTGCGTTTACAAATAAAGATGTAAATGAATTAAAAGAAATCGTAGATAGAGGAAAAGAAAAACTTCAATCTGGAATTATTATTTTGGGAACAAATAATGGCGGAAAAGCGATTTTCGTAGTTGGAGTTACAAAAGACTTGATTTCAAAAGTAAAAGCTGGAGAAATAGTAAAAGTTGCGGCTCAAGTTGCTGGTGGAAACGGTGGAGGAAGACCTGATTTCGCACAGGCTGGTGGAAAAGATGGAAATGCTGTAAAAGAAGCTGTTGATAAAGCATTTGAGTTTGTAAATGAAAAATTGTAA